One Devosia lacusdianchii genomic window carries:
- a CDS encoding DUF2849 domain-containing protein, protein MEILTGNELTSGATVYLDARGEWVEDLQVARLFSKEEVAERDAAVVATKGTGRILSLEIEEVTQDQGLIVPKRLRERIRAAGPTAPLTLNGEIYDRQHLDEDGHVSI, encoded by the coding sequence ATGGAAATTCTGACAGGCAATGAACTGACGTCCGGCGCGACGGTCTATCTCGATGCCAGGGGCGAGTGGGTCGAAGACCTGCAGGTCGCACGGCTGTTCTCCAAGGAAGAGGTCGCCGAGCGCGATGCCGCTGTGGTGGCTACCAAGGGCACTGGTCGCATCCTCAGTCTCGAGATCGAGGAAGTGACTCAGGATCAGGGGCTCATCGTGCCCAAGCGCCTGCGCGAGCGGATACGGGCTGCGGGCCCCACCGCGCCGCTGACACTGAACGGCGAGATATACGACCGCCAGCATCTGGATGAGGACGGTCATGTATCGATATGA
- a CDS encoding NAD(P)/FAD-dependent oxidoreductase, with protein MSTEITTDVVVIGAGPCGLFAAFELGLLDIKCHFIDILDRPGGQCAELYPEKPIYDIPAFPVVTGQQLTDNLMAQIAPFAPEFHFNRMVNSIEKQEDGSFKLETDADEIFHAKVIVIAAGGGSFQPKRPPVEGIEQYENKSVFYAVRKMDDFRDQDVVIVGGGDSALDWTLNLQPIVRSLTLVHRRDAFKAAPASVNKMKEMVMEGKINFLLGQIGKLDGENGQINHVHLTTDAGDLSVPATRLLPFFGLTMKLGPVADWGLELNDNTIKVDTEKFETSVPGIFAIGDINWYPGKLKLILSGFHEAALMAQAAKAIVSPGERVVFQYTTSSTKLQKKLGVA; from the coding sequence ATGAGCACTGAAATCACCACCGATGTCGTCGTGATCGGCGCGGGCCCCTGTGGGCTGTTCGCGGCCTTCGAACTCGGGCTGCTCGATATCAAATGCCATTTCATCGATATCTTGGATCGCCCCGGCGGGCAGTGCGCAGAGCTCTACCCGGAAAAGCCGATCTATGACATTCCGGCCTTTCCCGTTGTTACGGGCCAGCAGCTGACGGATAACCTTATGGCGCAGATCGCGCCGTTCGCGCCCGAGTTCCACTTCAACCGCATGGTCAATTCCATCGAGAAGCAGGAAGACGGCTCGTTCAAGCTGGAGACTGACGCCGACGAAATCTTCCACGCCAAGGTGATCGTCATCGCTGCCGGCGGTGGCTCTTTCCAGCCCAAGCGGCCGCCGGTGGAAGGCATCGAGCAGTATGAGAACAAGTCGGTATTCTATGCCGTCCGCAAGATGGATGATTTCCGCGACCAGGACGTCGTCATTGTCGGCGGCGGCGACTCCGCGCTCGACTGGACGCTGAACCTGCAGCCCATCGTGCGCTCGCTAACCTTGGTGCACCGCCGCGATGCCTTCAAGGCTGCGCCGGCCTCGGTCAACAAGATGAAAGAGATGGTCATGGAGGGGAAGATCAACTTCCTCCTCGGCCAGATCGGCAAGCTCGATGGCGAGAACGGTCAGATCAACCACGTGCACCTGACCACCGATGCCGGCGACCTGTCGGTGCCGGCGACGCGTTTGCTGCCGTTCTTCGGGCTGACGATGAAGCTCGGCCCGGTCGCCGATTGGGGCCTCGAGCTCAACGACAACACGATCAAAGTCGATACCGAGAAGTTCGAGACCTCCGTCCCCGGCATCTTCGCCATTGGCGATATCAACTGGTACCCGGGCAAGCTCAAGCTCATCCTCAGCGGCTTCCACGAGGCGGCGCTGATGGCCCAGGCGGCCAAGGCGATCGTGTCGCCGGGCGAGCGCGTGGTGTTCCAGTACACGACCAGCTCGACCAAGCTGCAGAAGAAGCTGGGCGTCGCCTAA
- a CDS encoding 2Fe-2S iron-sulfur cluster-binding protein yields the protein MTKITFVQQDGERIETEGQNGATVMETAIMNGIPGIVAECGGACTCATCHVYVDDAWTETVGGPSMMEEDMLDFAFDVKAQSRLSCQIKVRDALDGLVVHVPSRQG from the coding sequence ATGACCAAGATCACTTTCGTCCAGCAGGACGGCGAACGCATTGAAACCGAAGGCCAGAACGGCGCGACCGTGATGGAAACCGCCATCATGAACGGCATTCCCGGTATTGTCGCCGAATGCGGCGGCGCCTGCACCTGCGCCACCTGCCACGTTTATGTCGATGACGCCTGGACCGAGACGGTCGGCGGCCCTTCGATGATGGAAGAAGACATGCTCGATTTCGCCTTCGACGTGAAGGCGCAGAGCCGTTTGAGCTGCCAGATCAAGGTTCGCGATGCACTGGACGGGCTGGTCGTGCACGTGCCGAGCCGGCAGGGTTAG
- a CDS encoding Hpt domain-containing protein → MAQASAAVEKIVQFPIRRAMRPIDLVHLAKQCLGDEHLEYEILRLFDTTMQTYFNRLVLSMGTAELAMNLHSIKGAASGVGAWTIAELAKTAEADMQAGRDVSPELVADLGLAVEEVHTFIERMLSNEPA, encoded by the coding sequence ATGGCGCAGGCATCGGCAGCAGTCGAAAAGATCGTCCAATTTCCCATCAGGCGGGCAATGCGGCCGATCGACCTGGTTCACCTGGCCAAACAGTGCCTCGGCGACGAGCATCTCGAATACGAAATCCTGCGGCTGTTCGACACCACCATGCAGACCTATTTCAACCGTCTGGTGCTGAGCATGGGCACGGCCGAACTGGCGATGAACCTGCACTCCATCAAGGGCGCGGCGAGCGGCGTCGGCGCCTGGACCATCGCCGAACTGGCCAAGACCGCCGAGGCGGACATGCAGGCCGGCCGCGACGTCAGTCCTGAACTGGTCGCCGATCTGGGCTTAGCCGTGGAAGAAGTGCACACGTTCATCGAGCGCATGCTGAGCAACGAGCCGGCTTGA
- a CDS encoding 2Fe-2S iron-sulfur cluster-binding protein: MIINVTDQAGENHELEGLEGWRVMEVIRDWGLNIKAECGGALSCATCHVYVDKDWLDVVGAPSDDEEDMLDSVGDVRSNSRLSCQILCSDALDGLKLTLAPSAAKD; this comes from the coding sequence ATGATCATCAATGTGACCGACCAGGCCGGCGAAAACCACGAGCTCGAAGGGCTCGAGGGTTGGCGCGTGATGGAGGTCATCCGCGACTGGGGGCTCAACATCAAGGCCGAGTGCGGCGGCGCGCTCAGTTGCGCCACCTGCCACGTCTATGTCGACAAGGATTGGCTCGATGTCGTCGGCGCGCCCAGCGATGATGAAGAGGACATGCTCGACAGCGTCGGCGACGTCCGCTCCAACTCGCGCCTGAGCTGCCAGATTCTGTGCAGCGACGCGCTTGATGGCCTCAAGCTGACGCTCGCGCCCAGCGCGGCCAAGGACTAG
- a CDS encoding nitrite/sulfite reductase, with amino-acid sequence MYRYDEFDAAFVAGRTAQFSDQVKRRLSGELSEDQFRPLRLMNGLYLQLHAYMLRVAVPYGTLSSRQMRKLAHIARAYDRGYGHFTTRQNIQYNWPKLKDIPVILEELASVEMHAIQTSGNCIRNVTTDQFAGAALDEIIDPRPVGEIIRQWSSLHPEFSYLPRKFKIAITGSPNDRAAIRFHDIGLQAAANAAGEIGWEVWVGGGLGRTPMIGKLINSFVPNEHLLAYLESIMRVYNRYGRRDNKYKARIKILVHEEGLETIKGQVEAEFAEVRGGVLTLPSAEVDRITTYFAPPEFKAQAATRIDVAYESIIDPAYGRWLDNNINSHRQAGYASVTISLKPVGGAPGDATDAQMDVVADLAERYSFDELRVTHEQNLVLPHVAIADLRAVYDALVKSELAEGNTGLITDMICCPGLDFCALANARSIPIAQEISRKFAEPKRQAEIGDLKIKISGCINACGHHHVGHIGILGVEKKGGELYQITLGGDATQDASVGKIIGPGFEADAVPGAIETLVDTYIAKRESAGETFIQAYRRLGEAPFKEALYGAA; translated from the coding sequence ATGTATCGATATGACGAATTCGACGCGGCCTTTGTTGCGGGCCGCACCGCGCAGTTTTCCGATCAGGTCAAGCGCCGGCTGTCGGGCGAACTGAGTGAGGACCAATTCCGTCCGCTTCGGCTGATGAACGGGCTCTACCTGCAATTGCACGCCTATATGCTGCGCGTTGCGGTGCCCTATGGCACGCTGTCGTCGCGGCAGATGCGCAAGCTGGCCCATATCGCGCGCGCATATGATCGCGGCTATGGTCACTTCACCACGCGACAGAACATCCAGTACAACTGGCCCAAGCTCAAGGACATCCCTGTGATCCTGGAGGAGCTTGCTTCGGTCGAGATGCACGCCATCCAGACCTCGGGCAATTGTATTCGCAATGTCACCACCGACCAATTCGCCGGCGCGGCGCTGGACGAGATCATCGATCCGCGGCCGGTGGGCGAGATCATCCGCCAGTGGTCGAGCCTTCACCCCGAATTCAGCTACCTGCCGCGCAAGTTCAAGATCGCCATTACCGGCTCGCCCAACGACCGCGCCGCGATCCGCTTCCACGATATCGGGCTCCAGGCCGCCGCCAATGCGGCCGGTGAGATCGGCTGGGAAGTCTGGGTCGGCGGTGGCCTTGGTCGCACGCCGATGATCGGCAAGCTGATCAACAGCTTCGTGCCCAACGAGCACCTGCTGGCCTACCTCGAGAGCATCATGCGGGTGTACAACCGCTATGGCCGCCGGGACAACAAGTACAAGGCGCGCATCAAGATCCTGGTGCATGAGGAAGGCCTCGAGACCATCAAGGGTCAGGTCGAGGCCGAGTTCGCCGAAGTCCGCGGGGGTGTGCTGACGCTGCCGTCGGCGGAAGTCGATCGCATCACCACCTACTTCGCCCCGCCCGAGTTCAAAGCGCAGGCGGCGACCAGAATCGACGTGGCCTATGAGTCGATCATCGATCCCGCCTATGGCCGGTGGCTAGACAACAACATCAATTCGCACCGCCAGGCCGGCTATGCCTCGGTCACGATCTCGCTGAAGCCAGTCGGCGGCGCGCCGGGCGATGCCACCGACGCACAGATGGACGTTGTGGCCGATCTGGCCGAGCGTTACTCGTTCGATGAGCTCCGCGTGACGCACGAACAGAACCTGGTGCTGCCGCATGTCGCTATCGCCGATCTGCGCGCGGTTTATGACGCGCTGGTCAAGTCTGAGCTGGCGGAGGGCAATACCGGGCTGATCACCGACATGATCTGCTGCCCGGGCCTCGACTTCTGCGCCCTGGCCAATGCCCGTTCGATCCCGATCGCACAGGAAATCTCGCGCAAGTTCGCCGAGCCCAAGCGCCAGGCCGAAATCGGCGATCTCAAGATCAAGATTTCCGGCTGCATCAATGCCTGCGGGCACCATCACGTCGGCCATATCGGCATTCTCGGCGTCGAGAAGAAGGGCGGCGAGCTCTACCAGATCACCCTGGGCGGCGACGCCACGCAGGATGCTTCGGTGGGCAAGATCATCGGACCGGGCTTCGAGGCCGACGCCGTGCCCGGCGCCATCGAGACGCTGGTCGATACCTATATCGCCAAGCGCGAAAGCGCCGGCGAGACCTTCATTCAAGCCTATCGGCGCCTGGGGGAAGCGCCATTCAAGGAGGCCCTTTATGGCGCTGCCTAA
- a CDS encoding peptide chain release factor 3, which yields MSMSTAAEAAPRLIAEPFRTRRTFAIISHPDAGKTTLTERLLAAAGAIQQAGAVRGKAGVRSTRSDWMEMEQQRGISITSSVMTFDYDGLTLNLLDTPGHSDFSEDTYRTLTAVDAAIMVIDAAKGIEAQTLKLFEVCRLRDIPIITFINKVDREGLAPLDLIDEIQGKLALDLTPVLWPIGQGVDFHGYLDLLEKRVLSPQGKPVAEYNAIEDLLDNETLIEDPVFMTALETLEMATAMLPSFDLETFHAGHLSPVLFGSALKGIGVAELLRTLGEWGPEPRPQPAIPAPIEPSDKKVTGFVFKVQANMDANHRDRIAFVRLCSGTFTRGMRLKNVRSGKDMAVSNPMFFFGNDRELAEQAVAGDIVGIPNHGTLSVGDTLTEGATINVTGIPNFAPEIIRRVRLTDHMKTKQMAKALSDLSEEGVTQVFRRVVGADWIVGVVGQLQLEVLSSRVAKEYGVPITFESLNYEVARWIESDESAELQKFITAQKMNIAEDRTGAPVFLAQNAWWADRAKQDFPKIRFLTTKERH from the coding sequence ATGTCCATGTCCACCGCCGCCGAGGCCGCGCCCCGGCTCATTGCCGAACCGTTCCGCACTCGTCGAACTTTTGCGATCATTTCGCACCCTGACGCCGGCAAGACGACGCTGACCGAGCGCCTGCTCGCGGCCGCCGGCGCCATCCAGCAGGCTGGCGCGGTGCGCGGCAAGGCTGGCGTGCGCTCGACCCGATCGGACTGGATGGAGATGGAGCAGCAGCGCGGCATTTCGATCACCTCGTCGGTGATGACCTTCGATTATGACGGTCTCACGCTGAACCTGCTCGATACGCCGGGCCACTCGGACTTTTCCGAGGACACCTATCGCACGCTCACTGCCGTCGACGCCGCCATCATGGTGATCGACGCCGCCAAGGGTATCGAGGCGCAGACGCTGAAGCTCTTCGAAGTCTGCCGCCTGCGCGACATTCCGATCATCACTTTCATCAACAAGGTCGATCGCGAGGGTTTGGCGCCGCTCGACCTGATCGACGAAATCCAGGGCAAGCTGGCCCTCGACCTCACCCCCGTGCTGTGGCCGATCGGGCAGGGTGTCGATTTCCACGGCTATCTCGATCTGCTGGAAAAGCGCGTGCTGTCGCCGCAGGGCAAGCCGGTTGCCGAATACAATGCCATCGAAGACCTGCTCGATAACGAGACGCTGATCGAAGACCCGGTCTTCATGACGGCGCTCGAAACGCTCGAAATGGCGACGGCGATGCTGCCGAGCTTCGATCTCGAAACCTTCCACGCCGGGCATCTCAGCCCGGTGCTGTTCGGCTCGGCGCTCAAGGGCATCGGCGTTGCCGAACTCCTGCGCACGCTGGGCGAATGGGGGCCAGAGCCGCGCCCGCAGCCGGCTATTCCCGCGCCGATCGAACCATCGGACAAGAAGGTCACCGGCTTCGTGTTCAAGGTTCAGGCGAATATGGACGCCAACCACCGCGACCGCATCGCCTTCGTGCGCCTGTGCTCGGGCACTTTCACCCGCGGTATGCGCCTCAAGAATGTGCGCTCCGGCAAGGACATGGCCGTCAGCAACCCGATGTTCTTCTTCGGCAATGATCGCGAACTGGCCGAGCAGGCGGTTGCTGGTGACATTGTCGGCATTCCCAATCATGGCACTTTGTCGGTTGGCGATACGCTCACTGAAGGCGCCACGATCAACGTCACCGGCATTCCGAATTTCGCGCCGGAAATCATTCGCCGCGTGCGCCTCACCGACCATATGAAAACCAAGCAGATGGCCAAGGCACTGTCCGACTTGTCGGAAGAGGGCGTCACCCAGGTGTTCCGTCGCGTCGTCGGCGCCGACTGGATCGTGGGCGTTGTCGGTCAGCTCCAGCTCGAAGTGCTGTCGTCGCGCGTCGCCAAGGAATATGGCGTGCCGATCACCTTCGAGAGCCTCAACTACGAAGTCGCCCGCTGGATCGAGAGCGACGAGTCGGCGGAGTTGCAGAAGTTCATTACCGCCCAGAAGATGAACATTGCCGAGGATCGCACCGGCGCGCCGGTCTTCCTGGCCCAGAACGCCTGGTGGGCCGATCGGGCCAAGCAGGATTTCCCGAAAATCCGCTTCCTCACCACGAAGGAACGGCATTGA
- the cysG gene encoding siroheme synthase CysG, producing the protein MGQLNTFPLSYKVQGQRIVIVGGGEEALNKTRLATKTTAQVVIISRHIEADFSGFAVEMVERALVPADLDGTALVFVAEEGADAELAKAEARTRGIPLNVVDVPAECDFYTPSIVDRAPLTVAISTEGDAPVLARLVRARIEAMLSPRIGKIARLAGSLRKTAESLIDDGAARRRFYEALVTSPEIEAAEQSGQGIAAATDLLNQHAAGESRGVVWLIGAGPGSEDLLTLRAQRLLQEADVIVHDQLVPSVVVDMGRRDAERIDVGKAKGHHSFSQAQINTLIVRLAGQGKRVARLKSGDPMIFGRAGEEIAALRKTGIDYQIVPGISAALAAAADTATPLTLRKVSSGFIMATAHGADDSDLQHWAALAQSGLTLALYMGKSIASEVAARLIAHGALPATPVGIVVNAGRAGKSTYSGTLATLAAGQVAFSDGPAIIFVGEAVEAGDWADAAQLAGMSFKVA; encoded by the coding sequence ATGGGTCAACTCAACACATTTCCGTTGAGCTACAAAGTACAGGGTCAGCGCATCGTCATCGTCGGCGGTGGAGAAGAAGCCCTCAACAAGACCCGGTTGGCAACTAAGACTACCGCGCAGGTCGTGATTATCTCCCGCCATATCGAAGCCGATTTCAGCGGCTTTGCGGTTGAGATGGTCGAGCGCGCTCTCGTGCCCGCCGATCTCGATGGCACGGCCCTGGTCTTCGTGGCCGAAGAAGGCGCGGACGCCGAATTGGCCAAGGCCGAGGCCCGAACTCGCGGCATTCCGCTCAACGTCGTCGACGTTCCCGCCGAGTGCGATTTTTACACCCCGTCCATCGTCGATCGCGCGCCATTGACGGTCGCCATTTCGACCGAGGGCGACGCGCCAGTCCTGGCCCGGCTGGTGCGCGCGCGCATCGAGGCGATGCTGTCGCCGCGGATCGGCAAAATTGCGCGTCTGGCCGGTAGCTTGCGCAAGACGGCTGAGAGCCTGATTGACGACGGCGCTGCTCGCCGCCGCTTCTATGAAGCGCTGGTGACCTCGCCCGAGATCGAGGCTGCCGAGCAGAGCGGGCAGGGCATTGCTGCGGCAACGGACCTGCTGAACCAACATGCCGCCGGCGAAAGCAGGGGCGTCGTCTGGCTGATCGGCGCTGGTCCCGGCTCGGAAGACCTGCTGACCCTGCGCGCCCAGCGGCTGCTGCAGGAGGCCGACGTGATCGTACATGATCAGCTAGTGCCATCAGTGGTCGTCGATATGGGCCGTCGCGATGCCGAGCGGATCGATGTTGGCAAGGCCAAGGGCCATCACAGCTTCTCGCAGGCGCAGATCAATACGCTGATCGTCCGGCTGGCGGGGCAGGGCAAGCGCGTTGCTCGCCTCAAATCCGGTGACCCAATGATCTTCGGGCGGGCGGGCGAGGAAATCGCGGCGCTGCGCAAGACGGGCATCGACTATCAGATCGTGCCAGGCATCAGCGCCGCCCTCGCCGCCGCCGCCGATACCGCCACGCCGCTCACGCTCCGCAAGGTGTCGAGCGGCTTCATCATGGCGACTGCACACGGCGCCGACGACAGTGACTTGCAGCACTGGGCGGCGCTGGCGCAATCCGGACTGACGCTGGCGCTTTATATGGGCAAGTCCATCGCGTCCGAAGTCGCGGCGCGGCTGATCGCCCACGGAGCGCTTCCGGCGACGCCTGTGGGCATCGTGGTCAATGCAGGCCGCGCAGGCAAATCAACCTATTCCGGCACGCTCGCCACCCTGGCCGCTGGTCAGGTTGCGTTCAGCGATGGTCCGGCAATCATTTTCGTAGGCGAAGCCGTTGAGGCCGGTGATTGGGCGGACGCCGCCCAACTCGCCGGTATGAGCTTCAAGGTAGCATGA
- a CDS encoding phosphoadenylyl-sulfate reductase: protein MALPKLAHVPAAHDKLRALGILALNGMFDEMDAVGVLRQAANDVLPGDLAIVSSFGADSAVLLHLVAQVDPSLPVYFLETGKHFAETLDYVETLKKHLGLINVHAIHPNSEDVKRFDPNGDLWETDPDSCCHIRKTEPLEPITEQYGGWVTGRKRFQTKERGVLPHFELTSDDRIKVNPLAYFNDADVNQYKIDHGLPEHPLFAKGYKSIGCAPCTSVVAEGEDPRAGRWRGLNKKECGIHFDFNGAIASPMTAATRHTLWKDGAFIADPFHEWAEDSDPATASYKHVPLPVFLANREAFLATQHPLGLLVVPGDRIEDVEADLGRFASIAIKFPAFSDGRGYSTARLLAERYKYAGEIRAVGDVLQDQIPHMRRCGFTALVVTHEPSRAALIENRLPEVAIFYQPVGVTEVPVGTRPFLRRVS from the coding sequence ATGGCGCTGCCTAAACTCGCCCACGTTCCTGCCGCGCATGACAAGCTGCGCGCCCTCGGCATCCTCGCGCTCAACGGCATGTTCGACGAGATGGATGCGGTTGGCGTGCTGCGCCAGGCGGCAAATGACGTACTGCCGGGCGATCTCGCCATCGTCTCCTCGTTCGGCGCCGACTCCGCCGTGTTGTTGCACCTTGTGGCCCAGGTCGATCCGAGCCTGCCGGTCTATTTCCTTGAAACCGGCAAGCACTTCGCCGAGACGCTGGATTATGTCGAGACGCTCAAGAAGCATCTGGGGCTGATCAACGTCCACGCGATCCATCCAAACTCGGAGGACGTGAAGCGCTTCGATCCCAATGGCGACCTGTGGGAGACCGATCCCGATAGCTGCTGCCATATCCGCAAGACCGAGCCGCTGGAGCCTATCACCGAGCAGTATGGCGGCTGGGTTACCGGGCGGAAGCGCTTCCAGACCAAGGAGCGCGGCGTGCTGCCGCATTTCGAACTGACCAGTGATGATCGTATCAAGGTCAACCCGCTGGCCTACTTCAACGATGCCGACGTCAACCAATACAAGATCGACCACGGCTTGCCCGAGCACCCGCTGTTCGCTAAGGGCTACAAGTCGATTGGCTGCGCGCCCTGCACCTCGGTGGTTGCCGAGGGCGAGGATCCGCGCGCCGGACGGTGGCGCGGCCTCAATAAGAAAGAGTGCGGCATCCATTTCGATTTTAACGGAGCGATTGCCTCGCCAATGACTGCCGCGACCCGACACACGCTATGGAAGGACGGCGCCTTCATCGCCGACCCGTTCCATGAATGGGCCGAGGACAGCGATCCGGCGACGGCGAGCTACAAGCACGTGCCGCTGCCGGTGTTCCTGGCCAATCGCGAGGCGTTCCTCGCCACTCAGCATCCGCTGGGCCTTCTGGTGGTGCCAGGCGATCGGATCGAGGACGTGGAGGCAGACCTCGGTCGTTTCGCGTCGATCGCGATCAAATTTCCAGCCTTCTCTGACGGTCGGGGCTATTCGACCGCGCGCCTGTTGGCTGAGCGTTACAAATATGCCGGTGAAATCAGGGCTGTAGGCGATGTTCTGCAGGATCAGATTCCGCACATGCGGCGCTGCGGTTTCACCGCTTTGGTGGTGACGCACGAGCCGAGCCGTGCGGCGCTGATCGAAAATCGCCTGCCGGAGGTGGCGATTTTCTACCAGCCCGTTGGCGTCACCGAAGTGCCGGTGGGCACCCGGCCCTTCCTTCGCCGCGTTTCCTGA
- a CDS encoding class I SAM-dependent methyltransferase: protein MSAERIEEFLGAVKSAFAGNTLIKLKLGGYHGGEADLKSIDVKKIVAKGAEKFSFTFHYKTRDIIKNHIQPEALALLRSALKDEFRSAQLATTAFDMSFERNGDKVRLKRTEVAGRDSVSTEHNRAKNRPLAATDKPYLHALGITGKDGQIRNDAQDKFRQINKMVEIFAPLIQAIKADKPRIVDMGAGKGYLDFALYDYLANVANRSAEIVGVEMRDKLVADGNATAAGSGFDGLSFEPGTILNYDATGADAVIALHACDTATDDAIYKGIAAGASLIAVAPCCHKQIRRQMEAGKPVTQLDVLLRHGIFLERQAEMVTDTLRALLLELSGYRTKVFEFVSDAHTPKNNLIVAEKDGRVGRDRDAILKQIADTKAMFGIEQHYLEGLLGL from the coding sequence TTGAGCGCGGAACGCATCGAAGAGTTTCTCGGCGCGGTAAAGTCGGCCTTTGCCGGCAATACGCTAATCAAGCTCAAGCTGGGCGGCTATCACGGCGGCGAGGCCGATCTCAAGTCGATCGACGTCAAGAAGATCGTTGCCAAGGGGGCGGAGAAGTTCAGCTTCACCTTCCACTACAAGACGCGCGACATCATCAAGAACCACATCCAGCCCGAGGCGCTGGCGCTTCTGCGCAGCGCGCTCAAGGACGAATTCCGCAGTGCTCAGCTCGCAACCACCGCGTTCGACATGAGCTTTGAGCGCAATGGCGACAAGGTTCGCCTCAAGCGCACCGAAGTTGCCGGACGCGACTCCGTGTCCACCGAGCACAACCGCGCCAAGAACCGGCCTTTGGCGGCGACCGACAAGCCTTATCTCCATGCCCTCGGTATTACCGGCAAGGATGGCCAGATCCGCAACGATGCGCAGGATAAGTTTCGTCAGATCAACAAGATGGTCGAGATCTTTGCGCCTTTGATTCAGGCGATCAAGGCCGACAAGCCGCGTATCGTCGACATGGGGGCGGGCAAGGGCTACCTGGATTTTGCGCTTTACGACTATCTCGCCAACGTCGCCAACCGGTCGGCCGAGATTGTCGGCGTCGAAATGCGCGACAAGCTGGTGGCGGATGGCAATGCCACCGCGGCCGGTTCCGGCTTTGACGGCTTGAGTTTCGAACCTGGCACGATCCTCAACTACGACGCCACAGGCGCTGACGCGGTTATTGCGCTGCACGCCTGCGACACGGCTACCGACGACGCTATCTACAAGGGCATTGCGGCGGGAGCATCGCTGATCGCCGTCGCGCCCTGCTGCCACAAGCAGATCCGTCGCCAGATGGAAGCCGGGAAGCCTGTGACCCAGCTCGACGTGCTGTTGCGCCACGGCATTTTCCTCGAGCGCCAGGCCGAGATGGTCACCGATACCCTTCGCGCCCTGCTGCTGGAGCTCAGCGGCTATCGCACCAAGGTGTTCGAGTTCGTCTCGGACGCGCATACGCCCAAGAACAACCTGATCGTCGCTGAAAAGGATGGCAGGGTGGGGCGCGATCGTGACGCCATCCTCAAGCAGATTGCCGACACCAAGGCGATGTTCGGCATCGAGCAGCACTATCTCGAGGGGCTGCTGGGGCTCTAG